From Micromonospora nigra, one genomic window encodes:
- a CDS encoding non-ribosomal peptide synthetase codes for MTAPGPDRERLIRELMARRGLATATRPAGIPRRSPGTRVPLSPMQEGMWFLDRLQPGNPAYVLNQAVAITGRLDLAALQSALDEVVAAHDALRTRFVERNGAVEQVVLPADDPAARCRLVVEDLTTVPRTGREAAVVAAVRRESETPFDLGRAPLVRVRVGRLDVEEHLLVVSLHHIVADERSLDIVLTGLLDGHRRRLTGAATSPAPPAVHFPDYVLWQHDRLAGAAADRLRSFWADRLAGSSGLLDLPTDRPRPATQTFPGRTHGFAVADDLVAALDSLAHRTGCTRFMILLAGLQVLLARLGGTDDVCVASPVTLRTDAEQQQMVGLLVNSLPLRTDLAGDPTLAEALARVRGTCVASLAHAELPFERIVETVRLPRDLSRNPLFQVMLVLNQAGVAGPRAGLAVRPVSVLRETSRLDLTVAVHESPAGLSGLVDYNTDLFDQATIDRFVDRFRSVLWALATRAHLRLSELDLTGPAERRDLAAWNATDRAYPAGVGLHELVSARAAADPQAPALLDVSPDEPDRPALTYGRLDADADRLAAHLCRLGVRPDEPVGLALAAGRAAVTGLLAILKAGAGYLPLDPTHPPARLRALLTAAGTTVCLTDADLAATIAAPPDEPDDQPYAGTVLAVDTDGLPVGTAGRTVDTDGPPVDGGPAGDPPPVAPRQVHPDQLAYVIHTSGSTGTPKGVMVSHRTAVNLALAFADLHGIGPGDRLLMLPPLSFDASVGDLFPALVSGAAIVVHRQPAAITGAGLTELCRTHGLTLVDTAAPLWARWVGDLAAQPDAVDVGPLRAMMVGGEAVDLETVRRWAGLTAGRVTLHNHYGPTEATVCATTYATVDANELPGLTRLPIGRPVPNVRVHVLDADLRPVPIGLVGEVFVGGTAPARGYLGNAAETAGSFVPDPYGPPGSRLYRTGDLARHRADGTLEFLGRTDQQVKIRGHRIEIGEVEAACATLPGVRRTAVVVDHAPAGPRLVAYMVGDDTVPDGPAARTALRRRLPEHLVPACFVRVPDLPTNRHGKLDLAALPRPEETDRPAHEPPTTPTEKALADIWAELLDTGPVGRQDNFFDLGGHSLLAASVVTRIRAALGVDLPLRELFSTADLAGLAAVLDGAGPTADAGGDLLRAEARLADDLAVPPGVPAAPPRSVLCTGATGFLGAYLLADWLAASTATVHCLVRADTPAAALDRVRANLHRYGLWRPEYADRLVGVPGDLGAPRLGLTGVDFAELGERLDAIVHNGGVVNFVQPYPALRPANVGGTLEVLRLATTGRPSAVHFVSTLGVFVTPSRTGTLVREGDVPADCDGLHDGYNGSKWVADALVRAARERGLPVGVHRPARITGDAGSGVGNTDDFFSRLLKTCVQLGAVPEIDDPADLAPVDYVGAGIGHLTRTGSTADHHYYNNRTMSYAALADALASFGYPVTLVAYPRWRAALLDRPDAALARFAPLFGADTPVRTQPDFDCTGTETVLAAAGITCPAADERLLHTYLAAFVAAGFLDPPPGRAHG; via the coding sequence ATGACCGCCCCCGGACCCGACCGGGAACGCCTCATCCGGGAACTGATGGCCCGGCGGGGACTGGCCACGGCGACCCGGCCCGCCGGGATTCCGCGCCGGTCACCGGGCACCCGGGTGCCGCTCTCCCCGATGCAGGAGGGCATGTGGTTCCTCGACCGGCTCCAGCCGGGCAACCCGGCGTACGTGCTCAACCAGGCGGTCGCAATCACCGGCCGGTTGGACCTGGCCGCCCTGCAGTCCGCGCTCGACGAGGTCGTCGCCGCGCACGACGCCCTGCGGACCAGGTTCGTGGAGCGGAACGGGGCGGTGGAGCAGGTCGTCCTGCCGGCCGACGACCCGGCTGCCCGGTGCCGGCTCGTGGTGGAGGACCTGACCACGGTGCCGCGCACCGGTCGCGAGGCGGCCGTCGTCGCTGCCGTCCGCCGGGAGAGTGAGACCCCCTTCGACCTGGGCCGGGCGCCGCTGGTGCGGGTCCGGGTGGGCCGGCTCGACGTCGAGGAACACCTGCTGGTGGTCAGCCTGCACCACATCGTCGCCGACGAACGGTCCCTCGACATCGTGCTCACCGGACTCCTCGACGGCCACCGCCGCCGCCTCACCGGGGCCGCCACGTCGCCGGCTCCGCCGGCCGTGCACTTCCCCGACTACGTGTTGTGGCAACACGACCGGCTGGCCGGGGCCGCCGCCGACCGGCTGCGCAGCTTCTGGGCCGACCGACTGGCCGGCTCCTCCGGCCTGCTCGACCTGCCCACCGACCGACCGCGCCCGGCCACCCAGACCTTCCCTGGCCGCACCCACGGCTTCGCCGTCGCCGACGACCTGGTCGCGGCGCTCGACAGCCTGGCGCACCGCACCGGCTGCACCCGTTTCATGATCCTGCTCGCCGGCCTCCAGGTGCTGCTGGCCCGCCTCGGCGGCACCGACGACGTCTGCGTCGCCTCCCCGGTGACGTTGCGCACCGACGCCGAGCAGCAGCAGATGGTCGGCCTGCTCGTCAACAGCCTGCCGCTGCGCACCGACCTGGCCGGGGACCCCACCCTGGCCGAGGCACTGGCCCGGGTCCGGGGCACCTGTGTGGCATCCCTGGCCCACGCCGAGCTGCCCTTCGAACGGATCGTCGAGACCGTCCGACTGCCCCGCGACCTGAGCCGTAACCCGCTCTTCCAGGTGATGCTGGTCCTGAACCAGGCCGGTGTCGCCGGTCCGAGGGCCGGTCTCGCCGTCCGCCCCGTGTCGGTCCTGCGGGAGACCTCCCGGCTGGACCTCACCGTGGCGGTGCACGAGTCCCCGGCCGGCCTGAGTGGCCTGGTCGACTACAACACCGACCTGTTCGACCAGGCGACCATCGACCGGTTCGTCGACCGGTTCCGGTCCGTGCTGTGGGCGTTGGCCACCCGGGCACACCTGCGCCTGTCCGAACTGGACCTGACCGGCCCCGCCGAGCGACGCGACCTGGCCGCCTGGAACGCCACCGACCGGGCGTACCCCGCCGGGGTGGGGCTGCACGAGCTGGTCAGCGCCCGGGCGGCGGCCGACCCGCAGGCGCCCGCCCTGCTGGACGTCAGCCCGGACGAGCCGGACCGGCCGGCCCTGACCTACGGCCGGCTGGACGCGGACGCCGACCGGCTCGCCGCGCACCTGTGCCGCCTCGGGGTCCGCCCCGACGAGCCGGTCGGGCTCGCGCTGGCCGCCGGCCGCGCCGCCGTCACCGGCCTGCTGGCGATCCTCAAGGCCGGGGCCGGCTACCTGCCGCTGGACCCCACCCACCCGCCGGCCCGGTTGCGTGCCCTGCTCACCGCCGCGGGCACCACGGTCTGCCTCACCGACGCCGACCTCGCCGCCACCATCGCCGCCCCGCCGGACGAACCCGACGACCAGCCGTACGCCGGCACCGTGCTCGCCGTCGACACCGACGGACTGCCCGTCGGCACCGCCGGCCGCACTGTCGACACCGACGGCCCGCCCGTCGACGGCGGCCCGGCCGGGGACCCGCCACCGGTGGCCCCCCGGCAGGTCCATCCGGACCAGCTCGCCTACGTCATCCACACCTCCGGCTCCACGGGCACGCCCAAGGGGGTGATGGTCAGCCACCGCACCGCCGTCAACCTGGCCCTGGCCTTCGCCGACCTGCACGGCATCGGCCCCGGCGACCGGCTGCTCATGCTGCCCCCGCTGAGTTTCGACGCCTCCGTCGGCGACCTCTTCCCGGCCCTGGTCAGCGGGGCCGCGATCGTGGTGCACCGGCAGCCGGCCGCGATCACCGGAGCGGGCCTGACCGAGCTGTGCCGCACCCACGGCCTCACCCTGGTCGACACCGCCGCGCCGCTGTGGGCCCGCTGGGTCGGCGACCTCGCCGCGCAGCCCGACGCGGTCGACGTCGGTCCGCTCCGCGCCATGATGGTCGGCGGGGAGGCCGTCGACCTGGAGACCGTGCGCCGCTGGGCCGGTCTCACCGCCGGCCGGGTCACCCTGCACAACCACTACGGCCCGACCGAGGCGACCGTCTGCGCCACCACCTACGCCACCGTGGACGCGAATGAGCTGCCCGGTCTGACCCGGCTGCCGATCGGCCGCCCGGTGCCGAACGTCCGGGTGCACGTCCTCGACGCCGACCTGCGGCCGGTGCCGATCGGCCTGGTCGGCGAGGTCTTCGTCGGCGGCACCGCCCCCGCCCGGGGCTACCTCGGCAACGCCGCCGAGACCGCCGGCAGCTTCGTGCCCGACCCGTACGGCCCACCCGGGTCGCGGCTCTACCGCACCGGTGACCTGGCCCGGCACCGCGCCGACGGCACCCTCGAGTTCCTCGGCCGCACCGACCAGCAGGTCAAGATCCGGGGGCACCGCATCGAGATCGGCGAGGTGGAGGCGGCCTGCGCCACCCTGCCCGGAGTCCGGCGTACCGCCGTGGTCGTCGACCACGCCCCGGCCGGCCCCCGGCTCGTCGCCTACATGGTCGGCGACGACACCGTCCCGGACGGGCCGGCGGCCCGGACCGCACTGCGTCGCCGGCTGCCGGAACACCTCGTCCCCGCCTGCTTCGTCCGGGTGCCCGACCTGCCCACCAACCGGCACGGCAAGCTCGACCTGGCCGCCCTGCCCCGCCCCGAGGAGACCGACCGGCCGGCGCACGAGCCGCCGACCACCCCCACGGAGAAGGCGCTCGCCGACATCTGGGCCGAGCTGCTCGACACCGGCCCGGTGGGCCGGCAGGACAACTTCTTCGACCTCGGCGGCCACTCGCTGCTCGCCGCGAGCGTGGTGACCCGGATCCGGGCCGCGCTCGGCGTGGACCTGCCGCTTCGGGAGCTGTTCTCCACCGCCGACCTGGCCGGTCTCGCCGCCGTCCTCGACGGTGCCGGGCCCACCGCCGACGCCGGGGGTGACCTGCTGCGGGCCGAGGCCCGCCTGGCCGACGACCTGGCCGTACCGCCCGGGGTGCCGGCCGCGCCGCCACGGTCGGTGCTCTGCACCGGGGCGACCGGCTTCCTCGGGGCGTACCTGCTCGCCGACTGGCTCGCCGCGAGCACCGCCACCGTGCACTGCCTGGTCCGCGCCGACACCCCGGCCGCCGCGCTCGACCGGGTCCGCGCCAACCTGCACAGGTACGGCCTCTGGCGACCGGAGTACGCCGACCGCCTCGTCGGCGTCCCCGGTGACCTCGGCGCACCCCGACTCGGCCTGACCGGCGTGGACTTCGCCGAGCTGGGCGAACGGCTCGACGCGATCGTGCACAACGGCGGCGTGGTCAACTTCGTGCAGCCGTATCCGGCGCTGCGCCCGGCCAACGTCGGCGGCACGCTGGAGGTGCTCCGGCTGGCCACCACCGGCCGGCCGAGCGCGGTGCACTTCGTCTCCACCCTCGGGGTCTTCGTCACCCCGTCCCGCACCGGCACGCTGGTGCGCGAGGGCGACGTCCCGGCCGACTGCGACGGCCTCCACGACGGCTACAACGGCAGCAAGTGGGTGGCCGACGCGTTGGTCCGCGCCGCCCGGGAGCGGGGGCTGCCGGTCGGCGTGCACCGGCCCGCAAGGATCACCGGCGACGCCGGCAGCGGCGTCGGCAACACCGACGACTTCTTCAGCCGGCTGCTGAAGACCTGCGTGCAGCTCGGTGCCGTACCGGAGATCGACGACCCCGCCGACCTCGCGCCGGTCGACTACGTCGGGGCCGGCATCGGGCACCTGACCCGCACCGGCTCCACCGCGGACCACCACTACTACAACAACCGGACCATGTCGTACGCCGCCCTGGCCGACGCGCTGGCCAGCTTCGGCTACCCGGTCACGTTGGTGGCGTACCCGCGCTGGCGGGCGGCGCTGCTGGACCGCCCGGACGCCGCGCTGGCCCGGTTCGCACCGCTCTTCGGCGCGGACACCCCCGTCCGGACGCAGCCCGACTTCGACTGCACCGGCACCGAGACGGTGCTCGCGGCGGCCGGGATCACCTGCCCGGCTGCCGACGAACGGCTGCTGCACACCTACCTGGCGGCGTTCGTGGCCGCCGGCTTCCTCGACCCGCCGCCCGGGAGGGCCCATGGATGA
- a CDS encoding non-ribosomal peptide synthetase, giving the protein MTTADSTASGNGGKRALLARLLTERASAPRSYPVSFGQQRLWFLDRFTSGVPVYNIPVAYRVHGPLDVAALRTALTTIVNRHGALRTTFSESGGEPVQVVRPTGEVDLTEVDLTGLPTDRRDAEATRLVWEQSGQPFDLARGPLLRVTVVRTDADRHHVAFCVHHIVSDAWSLGVIFGELVTAYAAASAGTPARLPDLPTQYADFAVWQRDRLAGDALRSQLDYWVAHLRGAPALLSLPTDRPRPTSRSYRGACHYFTVPAAATRRIEEFNRDTGVTMFMTLLAAFQAVLSRHSGQDDIVIGTPVAGREHPDLEQLVGFFVNTLALRVSSAGSPSLRQLVQRVREVTLVGLGNAEVPFERVVEELQPERSLAHAPIFQAQIILQNTPDNAFRLAGCTTTSLEVDSGTAKFDLTLVGEITAEGALRLAIEYDTALFDASTVDRLARHLCTLLDTAVADPDRPLTRIPLLSGVERWRAVVEWNQTDRGTLPVATILDLLPTDPAEPGAPPAVTGPDGQLDRAGLHRRAGRIARRLLAAGVAPDTPVGICVDRGVDMVAAVLGVWRAGAGYLPLDPTLPPERLRHMLADSGTRVVLTQRAVVARLGAVLDGSAAVLLLDDDGPLPAHDQPGASGPDEPVPAVPVHPDGLAYLIYTSGSTGRPKGVAVPHRCVVNLVASFHDDLDLTPADRFAAVTTLSFDISVLELLVPLLLDVPLLVVGADEVGDGTALRRRLTDAGITAMQATPATWRLLLASGGVPSALRLRLCGGEALPRDLADALLADGATLWNCYGPTETTVWSAAAPVSPAPAAVDLGAPIANTRIYLLDESHQPVPVGVVGEIHIGGSGVVRGYHGRPGLTAGRFVPDPFADQPGARLYATGDLARQRADGRLEFLGRADHQVKVRGFRIELGEIEALLRGHDLVADAVVSTWAGGDGDTRLVAYAVPVPGVDPDSLADRVRPGLAGRLPEYMLPAALVPLTALPLTDNGKVDRNALPAPRWTDPQAERVAPRDPLEQVLAGIWQEVLRVEGIGVHDDFFRLGGHSLLGAQALSRIAATLETEVPIRVLFEAPTIATMAGALRTAEPVAGQVDAVAALRQEVADLSDEELRALLGGQG; this is encoded by the coding sequence ATGACGACCGCCGACTCCACCGCGTCCGGCAACGGCGGCAAGCGGGCCCTGCTGGCCAGGCTGCTCACCGAACGGGCCAGTGCGCCCCGCAGCTACCCGGTCTCCTTCGGCCAGCAGCGGTTGTGGTTCCTGGACCGCTTCACCAGCGGCGTGCCGGTCTACAACATCCCCGTCGCGTACCGGGTGCACGGGCCGTTGGACGTCGCGGCGCTGCGCACCGCGCTGACCACGATCGTCAACCGGCACGGGGCGCTGCGCACCACCTTCAGCGAATCCGGCGGCGAACCGGTGCAGGTGGTCCGACCGACCGGCGAGGTGGACCTCACCGAGGTCGACCTGACCGGGCTGCCGACGGATCGGCGCGACGCCGAGGCCACCCGGCTCGTCTGGGAACAGTCCGGCCAACCGTTCGACCTGGCCCGGGGCCCGCTGCTGCGGGTGACGGTGGTCCGGACCGACGCGGACCGGCACCACGTGGCGTTCTGCGTGCACCACATCGTCTCCGACGCGTGGTCGCTCGGGGTGATCTTCGGGGAGTTGGTGACCGCGTACGCCGCCGCGTCGGCCGGTACGCCCGCCCGCCTGCCCGACCTGCCCACCCAGTACGCCGACTTCGCCGTCTGGCAGCGGGACCGGCTCGCCGGCGATGCCCTGCGCAGCCAGCTCGACTACTGGGTGGCGCACCTGCGCGGGGCCCCGGCCCTGCTCAGCCTTCCCACCGACCGGCCCCGCCCGACCAGCCGCTCGTACCGGGGCGCCTGCCACTACTTCACCGTGCCGGCGGCGGCCACCCGGCGCATCGAGGAGTTCAACCGGGACACCGGGGTCACCATGTTCATGACCCTGCTCGCCGCCTTCCAGGCTGTCCTGTCCCGGCACAGCGGGCAGGACGACATCGTGATCGGCACCCCGGTGGCCGGCCGGGAACACCCCGACCTGGAGCAGTTGGTCGGGTTCTTCGTCAACACTCTCGCCCTGCGGGTCTCGTCCGCCGGCTCCCCGTCGTTGCGGCAACTTGTGCAGCGGGTACGGGAGGTCACGCTGGTCGGGCTCGGCAACGCCGAGGTGCCCTTCGAAAGGGTGGTCGAGGAACTGCAGCCGGAACGCAGCCTGGCCCACGCGCCGATCTTCCAGGCCCAGATCATCCTCCAGAACACCCCGGACAACGCCTTCCGGCTCGCCGGCTGCACGACCACCTCGCTGGAGGTCGACAGCGGCACCGCCAAGTTCGACCTCACCCTGGTCGGCGAGATCACCGCCGAGGGCGCCCTGCGGTTGGCGATCGAGTACGACACCGCCCTGTTCGACGCGTCCACGGTCGACCGGTTGGCCCGGCACCTGTGCACCCTGCTGGACACGGCGGTCGCCGACCCGGACCGGCCCCTGACGCGGATCCCGTTGCTCAGCGGGGTGGAGCGGTGGCGGGCCGTGGTCGAGTGGAACCAGACCGACCGGGGTACGTTGCCGGTCGCTACCATCCTGGACCTGCTGCCCACCGACCCCGCCGAGCCCGGCGCCCCACCTGCCGTCACCGGCCCCGACGGGCAGCTGGACCGGGCCGGGTTGCACCGGCGGGCCGGACGGATCGCCCGACGCCTGCTCGCCGCCGGTGTCGCCCCGGACACCCCGGTCGGCATCTGCGTGGACCGTGGGGTCGACATGGTCGCGGCCGTGCTCGGCGTGTGGCGGGCCGGGGCCGGCTACCTGCCACTCGACCCCACCCTGCCCCCGGAGCGACTGCGCCACATGCTCGCCGACTCCGGCACCCGGGTCGTGCTGACCCAGCGGGCGGTCGTCGCGCGGCTCGGCGCGGTGCTGGACGGCTCGGCGGCGGTGCTGCTCCTCGACGACGACGGTCCGCTGCCCGCCCACGACCAGCCCGGTGCCTCCGGCCCGGACGAGCCGGTCCCGGCGGTTCCGGTGCATCCGGACGGGCTGGCATACCTCATCTACACCTCCGGTTCGACCGGCCGGCCGAAAGGCGTCGCGGTCCCGCACCGCTGCGTGGTCAACCTCGTCGCCTCCTTCCACGACGACCTCGACCTGACCCCCGCCGACCGGTTCGCGGCGGTCACCACCCTGTCGTTCGACATCTCGGTGCTGGAACTGCTGGTGCCGCTGCTGCTCGACGTCCCGCTGCTGGTCGTCGGCGCCGACGAGGTCGGTGACGGCACGGCACTGCGCCGTCGCCTGACCGACGCGGGGATCACCGCCATGCAGGCCACCCCGGCGACCTGGCGGCTGCTGCTGGCCTCCGGGGGCGTACCGTCGGCGCTACGGCTGCGCCTGTGCGGCGGCGAGGCCCTGCCCCGGGATCTCGCCGACGCCCTGCTGGCCGACGGCGCGACCCTGTGGAACTGCTACGGGCCCACCGAGACCACCGTCTGGTCCGCCGCCGCCCCCGTGTCACCTGCCCCGGCCGCCGTGGACCTCGGCGCGCCGATCGCCAACACCCGCATCTATCTTCTCGACGAGTCCCACCAGCCGGTGCCGGTGGGCGTGGTGGGCGAGATCCACATCGGCGGGTCGGGGGTGGTCCGGGGATACCACGGCCGGCCCGGCCTGACCGCCGGCCGGTTCGTCCCCGACCCGTTCGCCGACCAGCCCGGTGCCCGCCTCTATGCCACCGGTGACCTGGCCCGGCAGCGCGCCGACGGCCGGCTGGAGTTCCTCGGCCGCGCCGACCACCAGGTGAAGGTGCGTGGGTTCCGGATCGAACTGGGCGAGATCGAGGCGCTGCTGCGCGGCCACGACCTGGTCGCGGACGCGGTGGTGAGCACCTGGGCCGGCGGGGACGGCGACACCCGACTGGTGGCGTACGCCGTGCCGGTGCCCGGCGTCGACCCGGACTCCCTCGCCGACCGGGTCCGCCCCGGCCTGGCCGGCCGCCTGCCCGAGTACATGCTGCCCGCGGCCCTGGTGCCGTTGACCGCGTTGCCCCTCACCGACAACGGCAAGGTCGACCGTAACGCCCTGCCCGCTCCCCGATGGACCGACCCGCAGGCGGAGCGGGTCGCCCCCCGCGACCCCCTCGAGCAGGTGCTCGCCGGGATCTGGCAGGAGGTGCTGCGGGTCGAGGGGATCGGCGTGCACGACGACTTCTTCCGGCTCGGCGGGCATTCGCTGCTCGGCGCGCAGGCGTTGAGCCGGATCGCGGCGACGCTGGAGACGGAGGTGCCGATCCGGGTCCTCTTCGAGGCCCCGACGATCGCGACGATGGCCGGCGCGCTGCGCACCGCCGAGCCGGTCGCCGGTCAGGTCGACGCCGTCGCCGCCCTCCGGCAGGAGGTGGCCGACCTTTCCGACGAGGAACTGCGGGCACTGCTGGGCGGCCAGGGATGA
- a CDS encoding DUF6875 domain-containing protein, translated as MNRTLFPEQTLFTEPDLRADPLHPLLTGVVDQLRAVVEWAREYLCEPHPDLGRKGPVCPFAQGSLDRDTFYLAVYRGDTVDEAELDEVLAVYRDWFRHLEPLAGPAAQFKTILLTLPDLPADLARQIVDRTQSRLKPDYTEQGLMLGEFHDGPPAKGGLWNAEFRPLHSPVPMLVVRHMVASDLPFLADDPVTLAGYLRRFAHNGPASLRRQVAMAAERHGLPVPEPTTDVVILHQTTNQGAR; from the coding sequence CTGAACCGGACACTGTTCCCCGAACAGACCCTCTTCACCGAGCCCGACCTGCGCGCCGATCCGTTGCACCCGCTGCTGACCGGGGTGGTGGACCAGCTGCGGGCCGTCGTCGAATGGGCCCGCGAGTACCTCTGCGAACCGCACCCGGACCTGGGTCGCAAGGGCCCGGTCTGTCCGTTCGCCCAGGGCTCCCTGGACCGGGACACCTTCTACCTGGCGGTGTACCGGGGGGACACCGTCGACGAGGCCGAGCTGGACGAGGTGCTCGCCGTCTACCGGGACTGGTTCCGTCACCTGGAACCGCTCGCCGGGCCGGCCGCCCAGTTCAAGACGATCCTGCTCACCCTTCCCGACCTTCCGGCCGACCTCGCCCGGCAGATCGTGGACCGCACGCAGTCGCGGCTCAAGCCGGACTACACCGAGCAGGGGCTGATGCTCGGCGAGTTCCACGACGGCCCGCCGGCCAAGGGCGGCCTGTGGAACGCCGAGTTCCGGCCGCTGCACAGCCCGGTGCCGATGCTGGTGGTCCGGCACATGGTCGCCAGCGACCTGCCGTTCCTCGCCGACGACCCGGTGACCCTCGCCGGCTACCTGCGGCGCTTCGCGCACAACGGCCCGGCGTCGCTGCGCCGGCAGGTCGCGATGGCGGCGGAGCGGCACGGTCTGCCGGTGCCCGAACCCACCACCGACGTTGTGATCCTGCACCAGACCACGAACCAGGGGGCCCGATGA
- a CDS encoding FAD-dependent oxidoreductase translates to MTERRERVVVVGAGLAGSLAALHLARRGYEVDVHERRPDPRSALTSPGGRSINLGLSARGMRALEGVGLLTDVLKRSVPMRGRVVHSPDGAVRFQPYGVREHEILHSVLREELISLVVDAAEAEPGVRFHFGSRLVHLDRETATVRVEPTGGGDPTTVTADLVVGADGVFSTVRQQMQHGLRADYAQEFLPWGYKELTIPVGADGRPRVRLEALHVWPGHEALMVAHPNRDGSLTCSLFMAHEGPVSFTALDTPTAVSEFFHRHFPDAVGLMPDLVRELADHPVGHLVTVRTAPWRYADRVVLIGDAAHAVYPFYGQGMNSAFEDCLVLDGCLADHPDRATALAAYETARKPHTDVLADLSTANFEDLRDRVHRFGYTAAAAADRLLARLLPGRWVPLYAMVSHTTTPYADALARADRQDRILRAAGAGLVMAAGLAATATLRAGRRRSTRR, encoded by the coding sequence GTGACCGAGCGCAGAGAACGTGTGGTCGTCGTCGGGGCCGGTCTGGCCGGTTCGCTCGCCGCGCTCCATCTCGCCCGCCGGGGCTACGAGGTGGACGTCCACGAGCGACGCCCCGACCCCCGCTCCGCACTGACCAGCCCCGGGGGCCGGTCGATCAACCTGGGACTCTCCGCCCGGGGCATGCGGGCGCTGGAGGGGGTGGGACTCCTCACCGACGTGCTCAAGCGCAGTGTGCCGATGCGCGGCCGGGTGGTGCACTCGCCGGACGGTGCGGTTCGCTTCCAGCCGTACGGGGTGCGCGAGCACGAGATCCTCCACTCGGTGCTCCGCGAGGAACTGATCTCGCTGGTCGTGGACGCCGCCGAGGCCGAACCGGGCGTCCGGTTCCACTTCGGCAGCCGACTGGTGCACCTGGACCGGGAGACCGCCACGGTGCGGGTCGAGCCGACCGGCGGCGGTGACCCCACCACGGTCACCGCGGACCTGGTCGTCGGCGCGGACGGGGTCTTCTCCACCGTCCGGCAGCAGATGCAGCACGGCCTGCGCGCCGACTACGCCCAGGAGTTCCTCCCCTGGGGCTACAAGGAGCTGACCATTCCGGTCGGTGCCGACGGCCGGCCCCGGGTCCGGCTGGAGGCGCTGCACGTCTGGCCCGGTCACGAGGCGCTGATGGTCGCCCACCCCAACCGGGACGGCTCGTTGACCTGTTCGCTGTTCATGGCCCACGAGGGACCGGTGAGCTTCACCGCCCTGGACACCCCGACGGCGGTGTCGGAGTTCTTCCACCGGCACTTCCCCGACGCGGTGGGCCTGATGCCCGACCTGGTCCGGGAACTCGCCGACCATCCGGTCGGCCACCTGGTCACCGTCCGCACCGCCCCCTGGCGGTACGCGGACCGGGTGGTGCTGATCGGCGACGCCGCGCACGCCGTCTACCCGTTCTACGGGCAGGGCATGAACTCGGCCTTCGAGGACTGCCTGGTGCTCGACGGCTGCCTGGCCGACCATCCCGACCGGGCCACCGCACTCGCCGCGTACGAGACGGCCCGCAAGCCGCACACCGACGTGCTCGCCGACCTGTCCACGGCGAACTTCGAGGATCTGCGGGACCGGGTGCACCGGTTCGGGTACACCGCTGCCGCCGCCGCCGACCGGCTGCTCGCCCGGCTGCTGCCCGGCCGGTGGGTGCCGCTGTACGCGATGGTCTCGCACACCACCACCCCGTACGCCGACGCGCTGGCCCGGGCCGACCGGCAGGACCGCATCCTGCGCGCGGCCGGTGCCGGGCTCGTCATGGCCGCCGGCCTCGCCGCCACCGCCACCCTCCGCGCCGGCCGTCGCCGGTCGACGAGGCGGTGA